A window of Chitinophagales bacterium contains these coding sequences:
- a CDS encoding RNA polymerase sigma factor, which yields MTEREYNECVTSYADNVYRFILKNLRHEEDARDVVQSTFEKMWIHREEIDPVKSKSYLFTVAYRQMIDHIRKGKRVQLKEEFGENTRVAQAPGIQVSKVLHEALNRLSETQRSLVLLKDYEGYSYEEIGQITGLSESQVKVYLHRARTQLRSYLGSPENVI from the coding sequence ATGACGGAACGGGAATACAATGAATGTGTAACCAGCTATGCGGATAACGTGTACCGCTTCATCCTGAAGAACCTTCGGCATGAAGAGGACGCACGTGATGTGGTGCAATCCACTTTTGAAAAGATGTGGATCCACCGCGAGGAGATCGATCCGGTAAAAAGCAAGTCTTATCTTTTTACCGTGGCATACCGCCAGATGATCGATCATATCCGCAAAGGAAAGCGGGTTCAGTTAAAAGAAGAGTTTGGCGAAAACACCCGCGTGGCCCAGGCCCCGGGAATCCAGGTGAGCAAAGTACTTCACGAAGCCCTGAACCGCCTGAGTGAAACACAACGGTCACTGGTCTTGCTAAAAGATTACGAAGGATACAGTTATGAAGAGATCGGTCAGATCACGGGATTGAGTGAAAGCCAGGTTAAAGTCTATCTTCACCGGGCCCGCACGCAACTAAGATCTTATCTGGGGAGTCCTGAAAATGTTATTTAA
- a CDS encoding outer membrane beta-barrel protein has product MKRTILLCLAVCMTLLGSAQTDSTKKDESDTIRIGGMIIIRKKGGPTEIGDSSRTYRIPRRNREKPANIATNWWIFDIGFSNYTDNTNYGSAAAQTVAPGLNEDNFKLSAGKSRSVNVWFFMQRLNVIKHVVNLKYGMGLELNNYHFDDTRMRMTKNPTLFALSTSEAKKAKLAADYLTVPMMVNFNFTPKRKKGFGISAGVSAGYLYSARFKIKDDGDKDKVNNDFDLKRWKLSYIGELSLGPIKLYGSYAMDNMWDKGLDMTPYNVGFRLSHF; this is encoded by the coding sequence ATGAAACGGACAATTTTACTTTGCCTGGCTGTATGTATGACCCTGCTCGGATCTGCGCAGACCGATTCGACCAAAAAAGATGAATCCGATACCATCCGGATCGGTGGCATGATCATCATTCGCAAAAAAGGTGGCCCCACCGAAATAGGTGACAGCTCCCGCACTTACCGCATCCCTCGTCGTAACCGGGAAAAACCGGCCAATATCGCTACCAACTGGTGGATCTTTGATATCGGTTTCTCCAACTATACCGACAATACCAATTATGGTTCGGCCGCGGCACAAACCGTAGCTCCCGGATTGAATGAAGATAACTTCAAACTCAGCGCGGGTAAATCGCGGAGTGTGAATGTTTGGTTCTTTATGCAACGACTGAATGTGATCAAACACGTGGTAAACCTGAAGTATGGAATGGGATTGGAATTAAACAATTACCATTTTGATGATACCCGTATGCGCATGACCAAAAACCCAACCCTCTTCGCGCTATCCACCAGCGAAGCCAAAAAGGCTAAACTGGCTGCCGACTACCTGACCGTACCCATGATGGTGAACTTCAATTTCACCCCCAAGCGTAAAAAAGGATTTGGTATCAGCGCCGGGGTTAGCGCAGGCTATCTCTACTCAGCCCGCTTCAAAATAAAAGATGATGGAGACAAAGACAAAGTGAACAATGATTTTGACCTCAAACGCTGGAAACTCTCCTATATTGGTGAACTCTCTCTTGGACCTATCAAACTTTATGGCAGCTACGCCATGGATAATATGTGGGACAAGGGGTTGGATATGACACCGTATAATGTCGGGTTCAGGTTGAGTCATTTCTAA